CCTCGGCGGGCTGGACGCGCAGGGACCGCCAGATGGCAGGGCCGCCCACGGCAAAGGGCCGCAGCGTGTCGGAGGAGACGTCGCGCACCTTCGAGAAAGGCAGCGCAGTCGTGCCGACGGCCGTGACGACGCCCGGCGTGAGGACGGCGTCCCCGGCGGCGATGCTGACGTTTGCAAAGAGCAGGCCGGGGGGAGGGTTTCCGATGGTTGCAAGCCCGATCCGGGCCGCAAGCGTCCCCGCGCGGTCGTCCAGGACGGGAGAGAAGAACGATACGACCTCGCCGTTCTTGACGAGAAAACCTTCCCACCGCCCGTAGGGGCCTTGGACCACGCCGCGCAGCGGGTTTGCCTCGTGGGCGACGGTCCAGGCCACGTCGTAGCGCGAGCCAAGGAGCGCGAACGAGACCTGGTAGAAGACGTGGTCCTGCGGCGCAAGCCGTAGCTCGCGAAGGTTTGGCGCAAGGAGGCCCACCTCCAGGACGCCGGAGTCCAGATGCTCTTGGTGGAACCAGCCGCCCGTCACGTCGAAGAAGCGCGGGCCCTCCTGGTCGCCCGCCCCGTCGACGATTTGGGGGTCCGCTGGGCTGCCCGCGATCTCGTCGGTCGGAATGCGTCCGCGCGCATCGTGGAAAACGGCGACCGCCCGGAAGGCGACGGTCGGGCCCACAGGCGGCGCCTGCGCAGTCGGGACGTGCCGCAGCTCGAACACGTAATCGTTGGGCTCGGGAAAGTCGGCGAAGGCCGTTTGGGAGGATTCCGCGCCCGCCATGCCGCCGCCCCAGACGCTCCTTGTTCCGTCGACCGGGTCGTACACGAACCACGAATAGGTGGCGGGACCCTCGGGCACGACGCGGATCTCCACGATGGAGGGCGGAATGCCGTTTAGCGTCGTGCGCGCGATCGCGCCCACGGCAAGCTCGAAGCTCCACTCGCAGGCGACGAGCCGATCCGAAGCTGCGCAGCCCGCCGGAAGACTGCCCTCGCTCGCGCCGACGCCCGACCATGGCAAGAGCGAGCCGAGGAGAAGGACCCCAGCCATCGACGGGATCGTGATACGGGACCGGATGCCGTTGCCTCCCGGGGTTCGAGTCCACGGGTCGTCACATAAACGTTTCGCGTCCCGCGGCGCCCGCTAGCGCGTCCCGCCCTTTCCCACGAGCTTCAGCACGTCGGCCTTCGTCACGAGTCCGACGGGTCGCCCGCGTTCCATGACGAGAAGCGCGGGGTGCTGCTCGAGCATGCCGTAGGCGGCGTCGAGGGGCTCGTCGGCGTCGACGGCGGGAAAGGCCGGCCCCATGATGCTCTCGACGGGAACGAGCGCGAGCTCCTTGGGGTCTTTGGCCTCGTGCAGACGCTGGAGGATCGCGCGCTCGGAGAGGCTCCCGACGGGCGCGCCCTTCGAGACGACGGGCAGCTGGGAGAAGTCGTTCTCGCGCATGATCTCGACCGCCTTCAGGAGCGAGTCGGTGGCGCGCGCGGCGACGATGGGCGCCGTCATGACCTCGCGCACGCGCACGTCGGCGCGCTCGGCGGTGGAGAGGGCGCGCAGGACGGAGCGAAGCGTGCTCGCGCGGGGGTCGACGGTGCCGCGCTCAATGCGTGCGATGAGGGGTTGGCTCACGCCCGCCCGGCGGGCGACCTCCGCTTGGGTAAGCCCGAGGCTTGCGCGCCATCGCTTGAGGTCGTCGCCCGAGGGAATCTCGTACGCCATGATGAATAACCATCGGTAATCGAGGGATGAACCTTGCGCCATGCGGTTCCATTGGGAAACCCGCCGATCGACCGTTTCTTATACGAGAGGAGCCCGGTTCCATGCCGTGGGCCGGGGTGACCGGGGAAGCATCGTGGTGCTCGAGGCGATTCTCGTTGCGCTGCTTGTCTTCGGGGCGATCGCCTTCCTGTACACGCTCCAGCAGCCCGCTCGCCCGACGATCGGCTCGCAGGGAGAGCTTTCGACCCGCGCGTCGGACGCGCTGCGCTCGCTCGTCCTGCAGCCGGCCTTGAACGAGAGCTACGAGAACGCGCTTGCAGAAGCCGTGACGCTTGCGGCCGCAGGCGATTGCAGCCTCCTGTCGGCGCGCCTGCGCACGCTACTTCCGCTGGACACGCGCTTTGGCGTCCGCGTCGAGACGGGCGGAGGCGGCGCGCAGCTGTGCGGGGAGACGCCGCTTCGCTCCGTGGAGACGGCAAGCGCGACCACGGCGTTCCAGCCCAAGTGGAGCTACCTTGCCGTCGTGCCGCGGTTCGAGCCGCTGGACGGCGCGTCGATGACCGGCCGGTTCGCGGCGGCCGGCGTCCACCACAGCAACCTGCTGTACGCCTCGGACACCGTGACGATCTCGCTCGACCGCGCGCGCCCGCACCCGGGCGCCGAGCCTCTGGTCACGACGTTTGTCTCCTCGCACGCGCTTGCGGCGGGAAGCGACGGGCCCTACGCGTCCGTTTCGCTCCTCGATGCCTTGGGCGCGGAGCGCGGGCTCGTGCGCGTCTGCGGGATCGTGAACGCGTCGGCGGGATGCGGAAGCGTGAACGCGACGCTCCATTTCCGCGTGACCGAGTGGCAGGGACGCGCGATTCCGGCGGGAACGACGCTTGAGGTTCGCCTCCCGAGGCATCCGGCCGGCTTCCTCGAGCCCGCGCCGGCAAGCGTGGGTCCCGCCTCGCAATGGAACAACGTCTCCGTCCAGGACAACGGGACGCACTGGCTCGTGCGAGCCCGTCTTGCCGCGGACCTCTCCGGCGCGTCCGTTCCCTTCCATGTCACCGCGAGCGCAAACGCGAGCAACCGCGCCGCGTTCCACGTCGCGGACGTGCGCTGGGCCTCGCCGGGCGTCCGCGGCGGGTGCGCCTGCGTGGTCGAGCTTCTCGGGTTCCCGTGGAACGGCGCCGTCGCCAATCCGCTCGAAGGCCTCCACGCGCGCAGCCCCACGTCCACCGGGGCGGGCGCCGAGGGCCTTTGGACGGCGACGTACGTGAACCCCACCGACGACGCCGTGACCCTGGAACGCGCGCGCCTGGCGGCCGATCCGCAACGCGTTCTGGCGCTCCGCACGGCAAGCGTGGGCGACGGATCGTGGGGGGGCACGCTCGCGTGGACGTTCGAGGCGCCGGGCGACTGGATCGCAAGCTTCTCGCCGCCGCTTGACGTCGACGCGCGATCGGCCGTCGATCTCGTGCTTGGCGTGACGGGCTCGCCGCGGGCCGCGCCGCCGCCCCCCGACGCGAACCTTTCGATCCTGTTTGCGGGAAGCGGCCACCTCGCGCAAGCACGCGAGGCGTCCGTTCCGGGCGTGCGCGAGACTTCCGTCCCCTGGCAGGCCGGCTCGCCCGGCCCGGGCTATCCCACGGCCGCGGCCGTTCGCTCGGCGCTCTCGCAGGCCTCTTGGCTGCGGCAGGATCTCCCCGGAAACGCGTCGTATCGCGTGCATTCGGGGGCCTCCGCGTTTGCCAACGAGACGCTGGACGCGGCCGCCTCCACGACGGTCCGGCTGGACGCGCGCGCCATCTTCCCCGGGCAGGCGGCTTATGGCGTCGTCGACGCCCGCCGCTTCCTTCGCTTGTTCCACGACGAGGTCGACCCCGCCGGCGACTGCGTTGCGCCCGGACTCGCGAGCGCGGAACCGCTTGCCGTCCGTTGCACGCAGCCCTCGGGCACGGTGCGGTCGCGCGACGGTTGGCGCATCGAAGCCTCGCACGCGTGGATCAACGTCACGGTCCTTCCGCCCGTGCCCGGCGCCGTTCCTGGGAAGGCCTGGTCTTCGCCCGTCCTTGGCGCCGAGGTGCTCGCAAACGGGACCCTCCGGTTCTCCGCCGAGGTGGCAAGCTCGGCGCTCTGGGGGCCGTACCTCGTCGTCGCCGAGGCCACCGTGCGCGCCGTGAACGAAGGCGACCCGTCGACGTCCTTCCCGCTCACCGTGCGGGCGGTGGACACGTTTGTCGTCGCTCCGCCGGGGCGGTCGGTGCCCGCAAGCCCCATCTACCAGCTCGAGCTGTTCGCCTGGCGCGAAGGGTAGTCGCGCGGATTCCCGCATGCTTTATGCCGGGCGACCACGTAGCGGCGGCGATGTCCGGCTCCGCGGGAGCGCCGCGTCGCCCCGTTCTCGTCGCCGTCGCTTGGCCCTACGCCAACGGTCCCCTGCACCTCGGACACGTGGCAGGCTCGCTCCTGCCGCCCGATCTCTTCGCACGCTACCACCGCATGGCCGGAAGCCCCGTGCTCATGGTGTCGGGAAGCGACATGCACGGGACGCCCATCCTTCTCAAGGCGGAGCAGGAGGGCGTGCCGCCGCAGGAGCTCGCCGCGCGGTACCACCGCGAGCACGTCGAGGCGCTTTCGGCCCTTGACATCCGCTTCGACCTCTTCACGACGACGGCCACGAAGAACCACGCGGACACCGTGCACGACGTTTTCGGCACGCTCCTTGCGCGCGGCGACATCGCGCGACGGACCATGCGGGCGCCCTACGATCCCAAGGCCAAGCGCTTCCTGCCCGACCGCTACGTCGAGGGAACCTGTCCGCACTGTCGCGCGCCCGACGCGCGGGGCGACCAGTGCGACGCGTGCGGCCGGACGCTCGACCCGCAGGAGCTTCTGGACCCGCGGAGCAAGGTGTCGGGCGCGGCCCCCGAGTTTCGTGACACGGAGCATTTCTTCCTGCTCCTTCCGCGCTTTTCGCAGGCGCTCTCGAAGTGGACGCAGGAGCAGGCCAAGGCCGCAAGCTGGCGGCCCAACACGATCCACTTCACGCGCAACTGGCTCTCCGAGGGGCTCAAGGAGCGCGCGATCACGCGCGACATGACCTACGGCGTGCGGCTCCCCGCGGAGATCGAGCGCCAGGACCCAAGCCTCGCCGACAAGCGCGTCTACGTTTGGTTCGAGGCCGTCGTGGGCTACCTGTCGGCGGCCAAGGAGTGGGCCCAGCGCGAGGGCAAGCCGGACGCGTGGCGGGAATGGTGGGTGAACCCGCGCGCGCGGCACTACTATTTCCTTGGCAAGGACAACATCCCGTTCCACACGATCGTCTGGCCCGCCATGATCCTCGGCTACGCCAACGGCAAGGGCGAGGCCTACCAGCTCCCGTGGGACGTGCCGGCCAACGAGTTCATGACCTTCTCGGGAAGCAAGTTCAGCAAGAGCCGAGGCAACCTCATCCTCGTGAAGGACGCGACCGACCGCTTCCAGGCCGACGCGGTCCGGTACTACCTGTGCGCCAACATGCCCGAATCGCGCGACGCCGACTTCCTCTGGGAGGAGTTCGCGCGCAAGGTGAACGACGAACTCGTGGCGGCGTTTGGCAACTTCTGCCACCGCACGCTCACCTTCGCGCACGCCAACTTCGAAGGCGCCGTGCCCCGGGGAGGCTCCGGGTCCCCGCCCCCGGCGACCATCGCCCAGGAGCTCGCGCAGATCGGGCCCCACCTCGAAGCCTGCCGCTTCAAGGACGCTCTGAAATCGCTCATGGCCGCGGCGATGCTCGCCAACAAGTGGTTCCAGGAGCTTGCCCCCTGGCAGTCGCTCAAGCAAGACAAGGAGCGCTGCGGCGCCGACGTTCGCGAGCTCCTCTCGCTCGTGAAGACCTTCGCGCTGTGCGCCTCGCCGTTTCTTCCCCGCGCCGCCCAGGACCTCTGGGAGCAGCTGGGCGAGGAGGGCGAAGTCGCCTCGCAGCGCTGGCCCTCGGGCGTCGTTCCGGTTCCGCCCGGCCAGCGCCTTGGAGCGCCGCGCGCGCTGTTCCGCAAGATCGACCTCGCCACCATGAAGGACCTTTTGGAGGGAACCCCCGTGACCCCGTCGTCGCCCCCGTCGGCCGGCTCCGCGCCCAAGGGCCCGGCCGCCCAGCCCCCCGCGCGCACGCCCTTGGTCTCGATCGACGAGTTCGCGAAGCTCGACCTCCGCGTCGGCCTCGTGACGTCCGTCGAGGACCACCCGAAGGCCGACAAGCTGTACGTGCTCAAGGTGGACCTTGGCGATGGCGAGCGGCAGATCGTGGCGGGTCTGAGGGGGCACGTCGCGCGCGAGGCGCTTCTTGGAAAGCGCGTCGTCATCGTGGCGAACCTGGCGCCGGCCACGCTTCGCGGCGTGGAGAGCCAGGGCATGCTCCTGGCCGCCGAGGACGCGCAAGGCCGCATCGCACCGCTTGCGCCGGCGGCCGACGTCGACGCGGGCGCGAAGGTGCGGTAGGCCGCTATTCGGTGCAGGGGACAAGGGCGCCGTACGCGACGGCGTCGCGCAGGAAGACGACGACCTCGTTCTCGCCCTCGCGGCAATCCACGTACAGGCGTTGGCCGGCCAGCCAGAAGCCCGATTCGAACGCGGCGTCGCAAGAAAAGGCGTCCGGCGCGCCGCGCGGCTCGACCGTGCAGATCTCCTCGAGCGCAAGCGGAAAGCCGTCCACGAAGACCCGCACCTCGGCGGGCCGGTAGGGACCGCCTACGGCAAGCTGCAGCCAAACCGTGTCGTTTCGCGCGTTCGCGTCGCGATCGATCGTCCCCGACGAGAGGAGCCCCTGCGGCGGGCCGTTTCCCCCACCCGCGCCCGGCGGAGCAAGCGACGGGCCGACGAGCGCGAGGCTCGCCGTGGCCACGGCCGGCAGCGCCTGCGCGAACGCGACGGCGGCCCAAGCCGACATTCGGCTCTCGCCCGAGACCTGCGACAGCTCGACGCGCGAGCGTCCCGACAGCAGGAAGTCCATCGCGGACAGGTCCGGACGCCCGAGCGCTCCCCACGTCGATTCGGGCAGAGCGCGAAGAAGCGTCTCGACGAGGGCGTCGAAGGCGACCGGCGATTGGCTCTCGACGCGAAGCGGCACGAACGTGAAGCGGTGGAGGTG
Above is a genomic segment from Candidatus Thermoplasmatota archaeon containing:
- a CDS encoding CBS domain-containing protein produces the protein MAYEIPSGDDLKRWRASLGLTQAEVARRAGVSQPLIARIERGTVDPRASTLRSVLRALSTAERADVRVREVMTAPIVAARATDSLLKAVEIMRENDFSQLPVVSKGAPVGSLSERAILQRLHEAKDPKELALVPVESIMGPAFPAVDADEPLDAAYGMLEQHPALLVMERGRPVGLVTKADVLKLVGKGGTR
- the metG gene encoding methionine--tRNA ligase, which codes for MSGSAGAPRRPVLVAVAWPYANGPLHLGHVAGSLLPPDLFARYHRMAGSPVLMVSGSDMHGTPILLKAEQEGVPPQELAARYHREHVEALSALDIRFDLFTTTATKNHADTVHDVFGTLLARGDIARRTMRAPYDPKAKRFLPDRYVEGTCPHCRAPDARGDQCDACGRTLDPQELLDPRSKVSGAAPEFRDTEHFFLLLPRFSQALSKWTQEQAKAASWRPNTIHFTRNWLSEGLKERAITRDMTYGVRLPAEIERQDPSLADKRVYVWFEAVVGYLSAAKEWAQREGKPDAWREWWVNPRARHYYFLGKDNIPFHTIVWPAMILGYANGKGEAYQLPWDVPANEFMTFSGSKFSKSRGNLILVKDATDRFQADAVRYYLCANMPESRDADFLWEEFARKVNDELVAAFGNFCHRTLTFAHANFEGAVPRGGSGSPPPATIAQELAQIGPHLEACRFKDALKSLMAAAMLANKWFQELAPWQSLKQDKERCGADVRELLSLVKTFALCASPFLPRAAQDLWEQLGEEGEVASQRWPSGVVPVPPGQRLGAPRALFRKIDLATMKDLLEGTPVTPSSPPSAGSAPKGPAAQPPARTPLVSIDEFAKLDLRVGLVTSVEDHPKADKLYVLKVDLGDGERQIVAGLRGHVAREALLGKRVVIVANLAPATLRGVESQGMLLAAEDAQGRIAPLAPAADVDAGAKVR